One Brassica napus cultivar Da-Ae chromosome C2, Da-Ae, whole genome shotgun sequence DNA window includes the following coding sequences:
- the LOC106408647 gene encoding uncharacterized protein LOC106408647 — MPQNPILEVEIYDVWGIDFVGPFPSSYKNKYILVAVDYVSKWVEAIASPTNDAKVVIKLFKSIIFPRFGVPRVVISDGGEALTSSTKEIKAILEKTVGTKRKDWSLKLNDELWAYITAFKTPLGTTPFNPVYGKSCHLPVELEYKALWAIKLLNFDIKTAKEKRLIQLNELDEIRLDAFESSRIYKEKTKAFHDRKILKKEFSVGDQVLLFNSRLKLFPGKLQSRWYGPFQIKEVRPYGAVVLWNKTSGDFTVNGHRLKPYMATTTEREREPRFLSLIQPQPRTRKGSQA; from the exons ATGCCTCAGAACCCAATTCTGGAAGTTGAGATATATGATGTCTGGGGTATTGATTTTGTGGGGCCATTTCCCTCATCTTACAAGAACAAGTACATCCTGGTAGCTGTTGACTATGTTTCCAAATGGGTAGAAGCCATTGCAAGCCCAACCAATGATGCTAAGGTCGTCATTAAGCTATTCAAAAGCATTATCTTCCCAAGATTTGGAGTTCCAAGGGTggtgatcagtgatggaggcgaggctctcacttcatcaacaaa AGAGATTAAAGCAATCCTCGAGAAAACAGTGGGGACAAAAAGGAAAGACTGGTCTCTAAAACTCAACGATGAACTATGGGCATACATAACTGCCTTCAAGACACCTCTGGGAACAACTCCCTTTAACCCTGTCTATGGAAAGTCATGTCATCTCCCAGTTGAGCTTGAATACAAGGCCTTATGGGCAATCAAGCTCCTGAACTTTGATATCAAAACTGCTAAGGAGAAGAGACTAATCCAGCTGAATGAGTTAGATGAAATCAGGCTTGATGCTTTTGAGAGCTCTCGGATCTACAAAGAAAAGACTAAAGCCTTCCATGACAGGAAGATCTTGAAGAAGGAGTTCAGTGTTGGTGATCAGGTGTTGCTGTTTAACTCTCGGTTAAAGCTGTTTCCCGGGAAGCTCCAATCAAGATGGTATGGACCCTTTCAGATCAAGGAAGTAAGGCCCTATGGAGCTGTTGTGTTGTGGAACAAGACCAGTGGAGATTTCACAGTGAATGGGCATAGACTAAAGCCCTACATGGCAACaacaacagagagagagagggaaccTCGGTTCCTCTCTCTGATCCAACCCCAGCCTAGAACGAGAAAAGGAAGTCAAGcttag